A single genomic interval of Macadamia integrifolia cultivar HAES 741 chromosome 6, SCU_Mint_v3, whole genome shotgun sequence harbors:
- the LOC122082630 gene encoding heavy metal-associated isoprenylated plant protein 39-like isoform X1, producing MAQQKVVLKVLNMTDDKTKQKAIEAAADIYGVDSIAADVKEQKLTVTGDMDTIAVAKKLRKLGKVDIISVGPAKEEKKEEKKDEKPPAPAPAPAPAPAPAPAPAAAPAPAPAEKKEEKKEEGKK from the exons ATGGCACAG CAGAAGGTGGTCCTGAAGGTCTTGAACATGACGGATGATAAGACGAAGCAGAAAGCAATAGAAGCTGCTGCTGACATATACG GGGTAGATTCAATAGCTGCTGATGTGAAGGAGCAGAAGCTCACGGTCACAGGGGATATGGATACAATTGCAGTTGCAAAAAAGTTGAGGAAATTAGGGAAAGTTGATATCATATCAGTTGGGCCAgctaaagaagagaagaaagaagaaaagaaagatgagaaaCCACCAGctccagcaccagcaccagcaccagcaccagcaccagcacccgCTCCCGCTGctgctcctgctcctgctccagctgagaagaaagaagaaaagaaggaagaggggaAAAAGTAA
- the LOC122082630 gene encoding heavy metal-associated isoprenylated plant protein 39-like isoform X2: MAQKVVLKVLNMTDDKTKQKAIEAAADIYGVDSIAADVKEQKLTVTGDMDTIAVAKKLRKLGKVDIISVGPAKEEKKEEKKDEKPPAPAPAPAPAPAPAPAPAAAPAPAPAEKKEEKKEEGKK, encoded by the exons ATGGCACAG AAGGTGGTCCTGAAGGTCTTGAACATGACGGATGATAAGACGAAGCAGAAAGCAATAGAAGCTGCTGCTGACATATACG GGGTAGATTCAATAGCTGCTGATGTGAAGGAGCAGAAGCTCACGGTCACAGGGGATATGGATACAATTGCAGTTGCAAAAAAGTTGAGGAAATTAGGGAAAGTTGATATCATATCAGTTGGGCCAgctaaagaagagaagaaagaagaaaagaaagatgagaaaCCACCAGctccagcaccagcaccagcaccagcaccagcaccagcacccgCTCCCGCTGctgctcctgctcctgctccagctgagaagaaagaagaaaagaaggaagaggggaAAAAGTAA
- the LOC122081066 gene encoding ubiquitin C-terminal hydrolase 12-like isoform X1 — MLVPHSSSADAPQPMEVVALVEPTSTVENQPIEKPISNEFTWEIENFYGLSAEEHYSDIFNVGGYKWRMVIGLNCPGHLSLYLDVADSVNLPYGWCISAHFFLTVIDQYDAGNSYTYESEAHHHFSAKASCWGFDKFMHLTQLLDPDRKYIVDDKVKVGAVVTVKAVNDSKKETGYVGLKAQSDTHYMNSLFQTFYHIPFFRKVVYDIPTTKNDMLSESTPLALQSLFCKMQYSENSVVVKELRKFFEFRQYDVLEFSRFLCEKLEDKMKGTIVEDKIQKLFVGRQKNFTKFVNAECQLEKEESFYGLRLDVRGCRDVYDSFEKYVKVESLEGDRNYNDAQLGQQDTRKCVQFISFPPVLQLQLKRFEYDKYGFCTRKVRIMLPLILHRD; from the exons ATGTTGGTCCCTCATTCGTCTTCTGCAGATGCTCCTCAGCCAATGGAAG TAGTTGCGCTAGTGGAGCCTACCAGTACGGTTGAGAACCAACCAATCGAGAAACCTATATCGAATGAATTCACATGGGAGATTGAAAACTTTTATGGGTTGAGCGCCGAGGAGCACTACTCTGATATTTTCAATGTCGGGGGTTATAAGTG GCGGATGGTCATTGGTTTAAACTGCCCGGGCCATTTGTCATTGTATTTAGATGTTGCAGATTCGGTGAATCTGCCTTACGGATGGTGTATTAGTGCTCATTTTTTCTTAACTGTGATTGATCAATACGATGCCGGAAATTCATATACATATG AGTCAGAGGCACATCATCATTTTAGTGCTAAAGCGAGTTGCTGGGGTTTTGATAAGTTCATGCATCTCACTCAACTACTCGATCCGGATCGTAAATATATAGTGGATGACAAAGTTAAGGTGGGGGCTGTGGTTACTGTCAAGGCTGTTAATGATTCAAAGAAGGAAACGGGTTATGTTGGACTTAAGGCGCAAAGTGATACCCATTACATGAATTCTCTCTTTCAGACTTTCTACCATATCCCCTTCTTCAGAAAG GTTGTGTATGATATTCCAACAACCAAGAATGATATGCTATCAGAGAGCACCCCCTTGGCTCTTCAGAGCTTATTTTGTAAGATGCAGTACAGTGAAAACAGTGTTGTGGTGAAAGAGCtgagaaaattttttgaattcagGCAATATGATGTACTGGAATTTAGTAGGTTTCTTTGTGAAAAGCTGGAAGATAAAATGAAG GGAACTATTGTGGAGGATAAAATACAAAAGTTGTTTGTAGGGCGCCAAAAAAATTTCACGAAATTCGTCAATGCGGAATGTCAGCTTGAAAAAGAGGAATCATTTTACG GTCTTCGGCTTGATGTCAGAGGCTGTCGAGATGTCTATGATTCTTTTGAGAAGTACGTGAAAGTTGAAAGCCTCGAGGGTGATAGAAATTATAATGACGCGCAACTTGGACAACAG gATACTAGGAAGTGTGTTCAGTTCATTAGCTTCCCTCCTGTCCTTCAGCTTCAGCTAAAACGGTTTGAGTATGATAAATATGGGTTTTGTACGAGGAAGGTTAGAATTATGCTACCTCTTATTCTACATCGTGATTAG
- the LOC122081066 gene encoding ubiquitin C-terminal hydrolase 12-like isoform X3 has product MLVPHSSSADAPQPMEVVALVEPTSTVENQPIEKPISNEFTWEIENFYGLSAEEHYSDIFNVGGYKWRMVIGLNCPGHLSLYLDVADSVNLPYGWCISAHFFLTVIDQYDAGNSYTYESEAHHHFSAKASCWGFDKFMHLTQLLDPDRKYIVDDKVKVGAVVTVKAVNDSKKETGYVGLKAQSDTHYMNSLFQTFYHIPFFRKVVYDIPTTKNDMLSESTPLALQSLFCKMQYSENSVVVKELRKFFEFRQYDVLEFSRFLCEKLEDKMKGTIVEDKIQKLFVGRQKNFTKFVNAECQLEKEESFYGCRDVYDSFEKYVKVESLEGDRNYNDAQLGQQDTRKCVQFISFPPVLQLQLKRFEYDKYGFCTRKVRIMLPLILHRD; this is encoded by the exons ATGTTGGTCCCTCATTCGTCTTCTGCAGATGCTCCTCAGCCAATGGAAG TAGTTGCGCTAGTGGAGCCTACCAGTACGGTTGAGAACCAACCAATCGAGAAACCTATATCGAATGAATTCACATGGGAGATTGAAAACTTTTATGGGTTGAGCGCCGAGGAGCACTACTCTGATATTTTCAATGTCGGGGGTTATAAGTG GCGGATGGTCATTGGTTTAAACTGCCCGGGCCATTTGTCATTGTATTTAGATGTTGCAGATTCGGTGAATCTGCCTTACGGATGGTGTATTAGTGCTCATTTTTTCTTAACTGTGATTGATCAATACGATGCCGGAAATTCATATACATATG AGTCAGAGGCACATCATCATTTTAGTGCTAAAGCGAGTTGCTGGGGTTTTGATAAGTTCATGCATCTCACTCAACTACTCGATCCGGATCGTAAATATATAGTGGATGACAAAGTTAAGGTGGGGGCTGTGGTTACTGTCAAGGCTGTTAATGATTCAAAGAAGGAAACGGGTTATGTTGGACTTAAGGCGCAAAGTGATACCCATTACATGAATTCTCTCTTTCAGACTTTCTACCATATCCCCTTCTTCAGAAAG GTTGTGTATGATATTCCAACAACCAAGAATGATATGCTATCAGAGAGCACCCCCTTGGCTCTTCAGAGCTTATTTTGTAAGATGCAGTACAGTGAAAACAGTGTTGTGGTGAAAGAGCtgagaaaattttttgaattcagGCAATATGATGTACTGGAATTTAGTAGGTTTCTTTGTGAAAAGCTGGAAGATAAAATGAAG GGAACTATTGTGGAGGATAAAATACAAAAGTTGTTTGTAGGGCGCCAAAAAAATTTCACGAAATTCGTCAATGCGGAATGTCAGCTTGAAAAAGAGGAATCATTTTACG GCTGTCGAGATGTCTATGATTCTTTTGAGAAGTACGTGAAAGTTGAAAGCCTCGAGGGTGATAGAAATTATAATGACGCGCAACTTGGACAACAG gATACTAGGAAGTGTGTTCAGTTCATTAGCTTCCCTCCTGTCCTTCAGCTTCAGCTAAAACGGTTTGAGTATGATAAATATGGGTTTTGTACGAGGAAGGTTAGAATTATGCTACCTCTTATTCTACATCGTGATTAG
- the LOC122081066 gene encoding ubiquitin C-terminal hydrolase 13-like isoform X2: MLVPHSSSADAPQPMEVALVEPTSTVENQPIEKPISNEFTWEIENFYGLSAEEHYSDIFNVGGYKWRMVIGLNCPGHLSLYLDVADSVNLPYGWCISAHFFLTVIDQYDAGNSYTYESEAHHHFSAKASCWGFDKFMHLTQLLDPDRKYIVDDKVKVGAVVTVKAVNDSKKETGYVGLKAQSDTHYMNSLFQTFYHIPFFRKVVYDIPTTKNDMLSESTPLALQSLFCKMQYSENSVVVKELRKFFEFRQYDVLEFSRFLCEKLEDKMKGTIVEDKIQKLFVGRQKNFTKFVNAECQLEKEESFYGLRLDVRGCRDVYDSFEKYVKVESLEGDRNYNDAQLGQQDTRKCVQFISFPPVLQLQLKRFEYDKYGFCTRKVRIMLPLILHRD; this comes from the exons ATGTTGGTCCCTCATTCGTCTTCTGCAGATGCTCCTCAGCCAATGGAAG TTGCGCTAGTGGAGCCTACCAGTACGGTTGAGAACCAACCAATCGAGAAACCTATATCGAATGAATTCACATGGGAGATTGAAAACTTTTATGGGTTGAGCGCCGAGGAGCACTACTCTGATATTTTCAATGTCGGGGGTTATAAGTG GCGGATGGTCATTGGTTTAAACTGCCCGGGCCATTTGTCATTGTATTTAGATGTTGCAGATTCGGTGAATCTGCCTTACGGATGGTGTATTAGTGCTCATTTTTTCTTAACTGTGATTGATCAATACGATGCCGGAAATTCATATACATATG AGTCAGAGGCACATCATCATTTTAGTGCTAAAGCGAGTTGCTGGGGTTTTGATAAGTTCATGCATCTCACTCAACTACTCGATCCGGATCGTAAATATATAGTGGATGACAAAGTTAAGGTGGGGGCTGTGGTTACTGTCAAGGCTGTTAATGATTCAAAGAAGGAAACGGGTTATGTTGGACTTAAGGCGCAAAGTGATACCCATTACATGAATTCTCTCTTTCAGACTTTCTACCATATCCCCTTCTTCAGAAAG GTTGTGTATGATATTCCAACAACCAAGAATGATATGCTATCAGAGAGCACCCCCTTGGCTCTTCAGAGCTTATTTTGTAAGATGCAGTACAGTGAAAACAGTGTTGTGGTGAAAGAGCtgagaaaattttttgaattcagGCAATATGATGTACTGGAATTTAGTAGGTTTCTTTGTGAAAAGCTGGAAGATAAAATGAAG GGAACTATTGTGGAGGATAAAATACAAAAGTTGTTTGTAGGGCGCCAAAAAAATTTCACGAAATTCGTCAATGCGGAATGTCAGCTTGAAAAAGAGGAATCATTTTACG GTCTTCGGCTTGATGTCAGAGGCTGTCGAGATGTCTATGATTCTTTTGAGAAGTACGTGAAAGTTGAAAGCCTCGAGGGTGATAGAAATTATAATGACGCGCAACTTGGACAACAG gATACTAGGAAGTGTGTTCAGTTCATTAGCTTCCCTCCTGTCCTTCAGCTTCAGCTAAAACGGTTTGAGTATGATAAATATGGGTTTTGTACGAGGAAGGTTAGAATTATGCTACCTCTTATTCTACATCGTGATTAG